In Magnolia sinica isolate HGM2019 chromosome 12, MsV1, whole genome shotgun sequence, a single genomic region encodes these proteins:
- the LOC131221196 gene encoding SWI/SNF complex subunit SWI3A-like isoform X2: MKSTETLEAAPQKKGPSTLHIRAAIATAFGAAAAHSKLLADQEDREIEHLMATIIEAQLNKIQSKIKHFEELESIMEKEYAQIQQLKESIFADGIDVQQQAFRVGIPRYRDHGFVKSSTVSSL; this comes from the exons ATGAAATCAACTG AAACACTAGAGGCTGCCCCACAGAAGAAAGGCCCTTCGACATTGCATATCAGAGCTGCCATTGCAACAGCTTTTGGAGCGGCAGCTGCTCATTCCAAGTTACTAGCAGACCAGGAAGACAGGGAAATAGAGCATCTAATGGCAACTATAATTGAAGCACAG CTGAATAAGATTCAATCCAAGATCAAGCATTTTGAGGAGCTGGAGTCGATCATGGAAAAGGAATATGCCCAGATACAGCAGCTaaaagagtccatatttgcaGATGGGATTGATGTTCAACAACAGGCTTTCCGTGTGGGCATTCCAAGATATAGGGATCATGGTTTTGTGAAGTCGTCGACAGTTAGCTCGTTGTAA
- the LOC131221196 gene encoding SWI/SNF complex subunit SWI3A homolog isoform X1, with product MCILTETLEAAPQKKGPSTLHIRAAIATAFGAAAAHSKLLADQEDREIEHLMATIIEAQLNKIQSKIKHFEELESIMEKEYAQIQQLKESIFADGIDVQQQAFRVGIPRYRDHGFVKSSTVSSL from the exons ATGTGTATTCTCACAGAAACACTAGAGGCTGCCCCACAGAAGAAAGGCCCTTCGACATTGCATATCAGAGCTGCCATTGCAACAGCTTTTGGAGCGGCAGCTGCTCATTCCAAGTTACTAGCAGACCAGGAAGACAGGGAAATAGAGCATCTAATGGCAACTATAATTGAAGCACAG CTGAATAAGATTCAATCCAAGATCAAGCATTTTGAGGAGCTGGAGTCGATCATGGAAAAGGAATATGCCCAGATACAGCAGCTaaaagagtccatatttgcaGATGGGATTGATGTTCAACAACAGGCTTTCCGTGTGGGCATTCCAAGATATAGGGATCATGGTTTTGTGAAGTCGTCGACAGTTAGCTCGTTGTAA